The Abyssicoccus albus genome includes a region encoding these proteins:
- a CDS encoding PadR family transcriptional regulator — MAKRTQLLKGIIDACILKIISREVIYGYELSQRLQQYGLDNISEGTIYPVLLRLQKNDLIYSEYRKSDLGPKRKYYFITSKGEEELEQMVHEWQQIHEPIQNILKGDGVNE, encoded by the coding sequence ATGGCTAAAAGAACACAGTTATTAAAGGGGATCATCGATGCGTGTATTCTTAAAATCATTAGTCGGGAAGTAATCTATGGGTATGAATTATCTCAACGATTGCAACAATATGGATTAGATAATATTAGTGAGGGGACAATCTATCCAGTATTATTGAGACTACAAAAAAACGACTTGATTTATAGTGAATACCGCAAATCTGACTTAGGGCCAAAGCGAAAATATTATTTCATCACAAGCAAAGGGGAAGAAGAACTTGAACAAATGGTTCATGAATGGCAGCAAATTCATGAACCGATTCAAAATATTTTAAAAGGGGATGGAGTCAATGAATGA
- a CDS encoding rhodanese-like domain-containing protein encodes MEIKEIQMSELESKISLGESLNIIDVREDFEVQFGMIDGAEHIPMNDVPNRLDEFDQDQKYYIVCKSGGRSADVAMFLNRHDIDAVNVDGGMMEYKGGQ; translated from the coding sequence ATGGAAATCAAAGAAATTCAAATGAGTGAATTAGAGTCTAAAATTTCATTAGGTGAATCGTTAAATATTATCGATGTGCGTGAGGATTTTGAGGTACAGTTCGGGATGATTGATGGGGCAGAGCATATCCCAATGAATGATGTACCGAATCGTTTAGATGAATTTGATCAGGATCAAAAATATTACATTGTATGTAAAAGTGGTGGACGAAGTGCGGATGTTGCGATGTTTTTGAATCGGCATGACATTGATGCGGTTAATGTAGACGGTGGTATGATGGAATATAAGGGAGGTCAGTAA